Proteins encoded by one window of Brevibacterium atlanticum:
- a CDS encoding alpha/beta hydrolase family protein → MKESPQDVVAAPYGTWSSPLNAAEVAAGAAPIFDAAFRGDDIFYSTKIPTEKARTGLVRTSLSRPGAREQILPSGFNIRSAVHEYGGAAWALDPDSEVVYFVNASDQRVWQIIPGRSPHALTPDTSGRIRYGDLTMTKWGLLCVREDCRSTRRERAVVLLTKHGTTNVLSTHSHFMAWPRLSPDGSTLAFIGWEHPNMPWDGTNLWLIDVRTPATPAVGVLIGDAIDRPLQAAPELPTPEDGGVSLLQPEFTSNTSLHVISDHRGHWALYGLDFDPVTDSPTVSDRRRVQPPPAAQMFSVEQLRPVVDTGAEIGGALWQLGSRWHLSGDGEVWAHTQSATATLVRRRVDDGTSRLDAGTLEAITLEGETFGTMELLDLGRTHLLLTAKSAKRPGTLYAVDRATGAFTEIARERLDTHQSYYSRPYVRELGGVPVVVHPPHNPRFSAPDDELPPYVVSIHGGPTGQSTPDMSARTSFFTSQGIGVLEVNYGGSTGFGRAWRDRLRGQWGIVDVADAVAAVNGLVAEGLADPRRIAISGASSGGWTVLSALAETDVFACGACYFGVTDLFRFVVDTHDFESHYIDNLVGPLPEARDAYIHRSPIRRVPDITVPVAVMQGDRDPIVPPSQAQEFVDTLELVGVEYIYRLYKGESHGFVRAETIIDSLESEFGFYVDVFGIPRAG, encoded by the coding sequence ATGAAGGAATCTCCCCAAGATGTCGTCGCGGCTCCTTATGGAACCTGGTCGTCACCTCTCAATGCCGCTGAGGTGGCTGCCGGTGCCGCACCCATCTTCGACGCGGCCTTCCGGGGGGATGACATCTTCTACTCGACGAAGATCCCGACCGAGAAGGCCCGTACGGGACTGGTCCGCACCTCGCTGTCCCGTCCCGGTGCCCGTGAGCAGATCCTGCCGTCGGGGTTCAACATCCGCTCTGCCGTCCACGAGTACGGGGGAGCGGCCTGGGCTCTCGACCCCGACAGCGAGGTCGTCTACTTCGTCAACGCCTCCGACCAACGGGTATGGCAGATCATCCCCGGACGGTCCCCGCACGCCCTGACTCCGGACACCTCGGGGCGGATCCGCTACGGCGATCTGACCATGACGAAGTGGGGGCTGCTGTGCGTGCGGGAGGACTGCCGCTCCACCCGCCGCGAACGTGCCGTCGTCCTCCTGACCAAGCACGGAACGACGAATGTGCTCTCCACTCACTCTCATTTCATGGCCTGGCCGAGGCTCTCGCCCGACGGAAGCACCCTGGCGTTCATCGGTTGGGAGCACCCGAATATGCCGTGGGACGGGACGAATCTGTGGCTCATCGACGTGCGCACCCCGGCCACCCCCGCCGTCGGCGTACTCATCGGCGACGCCATCGACCGTCCGCTGCAGGCGGCGCCGGAGCTGCCCACGCCCGAGGACGGCGGAGTCTCTCTGCTCCAGCCGGAGTTCACCTCGAACACCTCGCTGCACGTCATCTCCGACCACCGAGGTCACTGGGCCCTCTACGGACTCGACTTCGACCCCGTGACGGACTCTCCCACCGTCTCGGACCGGCGCCGAGTGCAGCCGCCCCCGGCTGCGCAGATGTTCTCGGTCGAGCAGCTGCGTCCCGTCGTCGACACCGGTGCCGAGATCGGCGGAGCCCTGTGGCAGCTCGGTTCTCGGTGGCATCTGAGCGGCGACGGAGAGGTGTGGGCACACACGCAGTCGGCGACGGCGACCCTCGTGCGTCGACGCGTCGACGATGGGACGAGCCGCCTCGACGCGGGTACCCTCGAGGCCATCACTCTCGAGGGTGAGACCTTCGGCACGATGGAGCTGCTCGACCTCGGCCGCACCCACCTGCTGCTGACGGCGAAGTCGGCGAAGCGCCCCGGCACGCTCTACGCGGTCGACAGGGCGACCGGCGCCTTCACCGAGATCGCCCGGGAGAGACTCGACACCCACCAGAGCTACTACTCGCGGCCCTACGTGCGAGAGCTCGGGGGAGTCCCCGTCGTCGTCCACCCGCCGCACAATCCCCGCTTCAGCGCTCCCGATGACGAACTGCCTCCCTACGTGGTCTCGATCCACGGCGGACCCACCGGCCAGTCGACACCGGACATGTCCGCCCGCACGAGCTTCTTCACCTCCCAGGGCATCGGCGTCCTCGAGGTCAACTACGGCGGATCGACCGGATTCGGACGCGCCTGGCGCGATCGCCTGCGCGGACAGTGGGGCATCGTCGACGTCGCGGACGCCGTCGCCGCCGTGAACGGCCTCGTGGCCGAAGGACTCGCCGACCCGCGGCGCATCGCGATCTCCGGGGCATCCTCGGGCGGATGGACAGTGCTCTCCGCCCTGGCCGAAACCGATGTCTTCGCCTGTGGGGCCTGCTATTTCGGAGTCACCGACCTCTTCCGCTTCGTCGTCGACACACACGACTTCGAATCCCACTACATCGACAACCTCGTCGGTCCGCTGCCCGAGGCTCGCGACGCATACATCCACCGCTCACCCATCCGTCGAGTCCCCGACATCACCGTGCCCGTCGCCGTCATGCAGGGCGACCGCGACCCGATCGTCCCACCCTCACAGGCGCAGGAGTTCGTCGATACACTCGAACTGGTCGGAGTGGAGTACATTTACCGTCTGTACAAGGGCGAATCGCACGGGTTCGTCCGCGCCGAGACCATCATCGATTCCCTGGAAAGCGAGTTCGGATTCTATGTCGACGTCTTCGGAATCCCGCGCGCCGGCTGA
- a CDS encoding tetratricopeptide repeat protein, with the protein MDPSQENTQPNQGLDLSAVRSKNLPQEQAGSPGQAPAEPGAAGPGAAGAAGGGGAQDPNAVAVPSLVFDVDEASFNGVVAMSDRVPVVIDLWAEWCEPCKQLSPVLERVTEAYGGRLVLAKVDVDANPRLQQAFGVQSIPTVVAIVKGQPVPLFQSAVPEQQVRAYFDELLKLAAENGVTGYALADGAEPEPAGPAHPEAEEALAKGDFDTAEQLFKAALAQAPADEEAKFGLARAGLGRRLIDKEPGELIAAADADPKNVDHAMAAADAEVVGGNASSAFNRLISLIRTTTGDEKETLRLRVLELFEVLGADDPAVTKARTALMRALF; encoded by the coding sequence ATGGATCCCTCGCAGGAGAACACGCAGCCCAACCAGGGGCTCGACCTGTCCGCTGTGCGCAGCAAGAACCTGCCGCAGGAGCAGGCCGGCAGTCCCGGACAGGCTCCAGCGGAACCGGGAGCCGCAGGTCCCGGCGCAGCGGGTGCTGCCGGCGGCGGGGGAGCGCAGGACCCGAATGCGGTGGCTGTTCCGTCCCTGGTCTTCGACGTCGACGAAGCGAGCTTCAACGGCGTCGTCGCGATGTCCGACCGGGTGCCCGTCGTCATCGATCTGTGGGCCGAATGGTGCGAACCGTGCAAGCAGCTCTCACCCGTCCTCGAACGCGTCACCGAAGCCTACGGCGGCCGTCTCGTGCTGGCCAAGGTCGATGTCGATGCGAACCCGCGCCTGCAGCAGGCCTTCGGCGTGCAGTCGATTCCCACGGTCGTCGCCATCGTCAAGGGCCAGCCCGTCCCACTCTTCCAGAGCGCCGTGCCCGAGCAGCAGGTGCGCGCCTACTTCGACGAACTGCTCAAGCTCGCCGCAGAGAACGGCGTCACCGGCTATGCGCTGGCCGATGGTGCCGAACCCGAACCGGCCGGCCCTGCCCACCCCGAGGCCGAAGAGGCCCTGGCCAAGGGCGACTTCGACACCGCCGAACAGCTGTTCAAGGCCGCCCTGGCACAGGCTCCGGCCGACGAGGAGGCCAAATTCGGTCTCGCCCGGGCCGGACTCGGCCGTCGCCTCATCGACAAAGAACCCGGTGAACTCATCGCCGCCGCCGATGCGGATCCGAAGAACGTCGACCATGCGATGGCCGCCGCGGACGCCGAAGTCGTCGGCGGGAATGCGAGCAGCGCCTTCAACCGACTCATCTCCCTCATCCGCACCACGACCGGTGATGAGAAGGAGACCCTGCGCCTGCGGGTCCTCGAACTCTTCGAAGTCCTCGGCGCCGACGACCCAGCCGTGACCAAGGCACGGACCGCACTCATGAGGGCACTGTTCTGA
- the ligA gene encoding NAD-dependent DNA ligase LigA, protein MTTTPENADDAKSAESTTDDLQNADLSNAAERAKAHAQLTERIEELRAAYYQDSLLVSDAEYDDLVHRLEDLEAEFPELVTDSSPTQTVGGVVDTSTFDPVEHIGPMYSLDNVFDFEELKTWYERTRSAVSARSKFLCELKIDGLAVNLLYRNGELVRAATRGDGRIGEDITANVRTISDIPHHLDTEHPPAEVEIRGEVFFPVEDFAELNASLVAEGKSPFANPRNSAAGSLRQKDPAVTARRPLHMLVHGIAVWTPADDSHPEPAHQSEVYEQFRSWGLPISDYFTVLETVEEIEDFITYYGEHRHDVTHEIDGIVIKIDDIAVQETLGYTSRAPRWATAFKYPPEEVTTKLLDIQVQVGRTGRVTPFAVMEPVTVAGSTVERATLHNGYEVKRKGVLIGDTVTLRKAGDVIPEVLGPVVALRDGSEREFVMPTHCPSCGTELGEQKEGDKDLRCPNSRSCPAQLANRIFYLASRAAFDIEALGEEAALALTAPAEPETPPLTSEAFLFDLTPEDLADVKIWRDKKVKGVETGERELVPYFYTRGTAKKPSAPSANTTKLFDELDKAKDQDLWRVLVALSIRHVGPTAARTLAAKFRTLAAIREAGLEDLAAVDGIGSTIAGSIRDWFEIDWHNEIVDTWAAAGVRMEDEEVEAGAQTLEGLTIVATGSLSTYTRDGIKEAILGAGGKAASSVSKKTDYVVAGENAGSKLDKAESLGVPVLDEEQFTTLLETGSLD, encoded by the coding sequence ATGACCACGACACCGGAGAACGCCGATGATGCGAAGTCAGCGGAATCGACGACCGACGATCTGCAGAACGCCGACCTCTCGAACGCGGCCGAGCGCGCCAAGGCACACGCTCAGCTGACGGAGAGGATCGAGGAGCTTCGGGCCGCGTACTATCAGGACTCGCTGCTCGTCTCCGACGCCGAATACGACGACTTGGTCCACCGCCTCGAAGACCTCGAAGCGGAGTTCCCCGAACTCGTCACGGACTCCTCGCCGACGCAGACCGTCGGCGGGGTCGTCGACACCTCGACGTTCGACCCCGTCGAACACATCGGTCCGATGTACAGCCTCGACAACGTCTTCGACTTCGAGGAGCTGAAGACCTGGTACGAGCGGACGCGCTCGGCGGTCTCGGCGCGGTCGAAGTTCCTCTGCGAGCTCAAGATCGACGGTTTGGCTGTCAACCTGCTCTATCGGAATGGTGAGCTCGTCCGGGCGGCGACCCGAGGCGACGGTCGCATCGGCGAGGACATCACCGCGAACGTCCGTACGATCTCCGACATCCCGCACCACCTCGACACCGAGCACCCTCCGGCCGAGGTCGAGATCCGCGGTGAGGTGTTCTTCCCCGTCGAGGACTTCGCCGAACTCAACGCCTCCCTCGTTGCCGAGGGCAAGTCTCCCTTCGCGAACCCGCGGAACTCCGCGGCTGGTTCTCTGCGACAGAAAGATCCCGCCGTCACGGCACGCAGGCCCCTGCACATGCTCGTCCACGGCATCGCCGTGTGGACGCCGGCCGATGATTCGCATCCGGAGCCGGCACACCAGTCCGAGGTCTACGAACAGTTCCGGTCCTGGGGGCTGCCGATCAGCGACTACTTCACAGTGCTCGAAACCGTCGAGGAGATCGAGGACTTCATCACCTACTACGGCGAGCACCGCCACGACGTCACCCATGAGATCGACGGCATCGTCATCAAGATCGACGACATCGCCGTTCAGGAGACGCTCGGCTACACCTCGCGCGCGCCGAGGTGGGCGACGGCGTTCAAATACCCTCCCGAAGAGGTCACCACGAAGCTCCTCGACATCCAGGTCCAGGTGGGCCGTACCGGACGGGTCACCCCGTTCGCGGTGATGGAACCGGTCACCGTGGCCGGATCGACCGTGGAGCGGGCGACCCTGCACAACGGGTACGAGGTCAAGCGCAAGGGCGTGCTCATCGGCGACACCGTCACCCTGCGCAAGGCCGGAGACGTCATCCCCGAGGTGCTCGGCCCGGTCGTGGCGCTGCGTGACGGGTCCGAACGCGAATTCGTCATGCCCACGCACTGCCCGTCGTGCGGGACCGAACTCGGCGAGCAGAAGGAGGGGGACAAGGATCTGCGCTGCCCGAACTCCCGTTCCTGCCCGGCACAGCTGGCCAACCGCATCTTCTACCTCGCCTCCCGGGCGGCCTTCGACATCGAGGCTCTCGGTGAGGAGGCGGCGCTCGCGCTCACGGCTCCGGCCGAGCCCGAGACGCCGCCGCTGACCTCGGAGGCCTTCCTCTTCGATCTCACCCCGGAGGATCTCGCGGATGTGAAGATCTGGCGGGACAAGAAGGTCAAGGGCGTGGAGACAGGGGAACGGGAGCTCGTGCCCTACTTCTACACGCGGGGGACAGCGAAGAAGCCGAGCGCACCGAGCGCGAACACGACGAAGCTCTTCGACGAACTCGACAAGGCCAAGGATCAGGACCTGTGGCGGGTGCTCGTGGCCCTGTCTATCCGGCACGTCGGCCCCACTGCCGCCCGGACTCTGGCCGCGAAGTTCCGCACCCTCGCCGCGATCCGGGAGGCCGGTCTCGAGGACCTCGCGGCCGTCGACGGCATCGGTTCGACGATCGCGGGCAGCATCCGCGATTGGTTCGAGATCGATTGGCACAACGAGATCGTCGACACCTGGGCGGCTGCCGGAGTGCGGATGGAGGACGAGGAGGTCGAGGCCGGCGCGCAGACCCTCGAGGGTCTGACGATCGTGGCCACCGGGTCGCTGAGCACCTATACCCGTGACGGCATCAAGGAGGCGATCCTCGGGGCCGGCGGCAAGGCTGCGAGCTCGGTGTCGAAGAAGACCGACTACGTCGTCGCCGGGGAGAACGCCGGATCGAAGCTGGACAAGGCCGAATCCTTGGGCGTGCCGGTCCTCGACGAGGAGCAGTTCACGACGTTGTTGGAGACCGGCAGCCTCGACTGA
- a CDS encoding uroporphyrinogen decarboxylase/cobalamine-independent methonine synthase family protein, whose protein sequence is MSTSSESRAPAEAAEPTTVLPAAVLPAATTTGIWFPRARDSRRGYIATSPVREAAATAFDVLADDLPPVPLTAHLSEDRWGADAIGRAVGLLTDLHVDRTSYGWRLTASAGKDERREDSALVEAFDAIAEYGQSRPGQVQVSLPGPWMLVTALSLGSGARVLADHGARRDVVQAYAFGIAAFAERISSLGMQPTIRLVETRLTPILTGTWPTVSGWGSLPAISEPQVWAALESTLRHLPPTVLSLPDLSPLHLRGAQITAAEVVRRTGASSVSVPLATLKAHGWEQLAILAEAGLGLWLCLPSDAGAHPEAVNHWVDRIRTPWSRIGMGVASLREFGIIAGPELPMTYPPLLEPTHATSPETNRGTMTIAAGLRRALEEIE, encoded by the coding sequence ATGTCGACGTCTTCGGAATCCCGCGCGCCGGCTGAGGCGGCCGAGCCGACCACGGTGCTCCCGGCCGCTGTGCTCCCGGCCGCTACAACGACCGGAATCTGGTTCCCCAGGGCACGCGACTCACGTCGCGGCTACATCGCCACCAGCCCGGTCCGGGAAGCCGCCGCGACCGCCTTCGATGTCCTCGCCGACGACCTCCCACCAGTACCGCTGACCGCTCACCTGAGCGAGGACCGGTGGGGCGCCGACGCGATCGGTCGCGCCGTCGGCCTGCTCACCGACCTCCACGTCGACCGCACCTCCTACGGATGGCGACTGACCGCCTCGGCGGGCAAGGACGAACGACGGGAGGATTCGGCACTCGTCGAAGCCTTCGACGCGATCGCCGAATACGGCCAGTCCCGGCCCGGCCAGGTTCAGGTCTCGCTGCCGGGACCATGGATGCTCGTGACCGCGCTGAGCCTCGGCTCGGGCGCCCGCGTGCTGGCCGATCACGGGGCCAGACGTGACGTCGTCCAGGCCTACGCCTTCGGCATCGCCGCCTTCGCCGAGCGGATCTCCTCACTGGGAATGCAGCCGACGATCCGCCTCGTCGAGACCCGCCTGACCCCCATCCTCACCGGCACCTGGCCCACCGTGTCCGGGTGGGGCAGCCTGCCCGCGATCAGCGAGCCCCAGGTGTGGGCGGCGCTCGAATCCACGCTGCGCCACCTGCCGCCGACCGTGCTCAGCCTCCCCGACCTCTCACCCCTGCACCTGCGCGGGGCGCAGATCACCGCCGCCGAGGTGGTCCGACGCACCGGAGCGAGCTCCGTGTCCGTGCCGTTGGCTACGCTGAAGGCACACGGATGGGAACAGCTGGCGATCCTCGCCGAGGCGGGGCTCGGCCTCTGGCTGTGCCTGCCCTCCGATGCTGGTGCGCACCCGGAGGCGGTCAACCACTGGGTCGACCGCATCCGCACCCCCTGGTCGCGCATCGGCATGGGGGTCGCGAGTCTGCGCGAATTCGGCATCATCGCCGGGCCCGAACTGCCTATGACCTACCCGCCGCTGCTGGAGCCCACGCACGCGACGAGCCCGGAGACCAATCGGGGGACCATGACCATCGCCGCCGGTCTGCGGCGCGCTCTTGAGGAGATCGAATGA
- the mnmA gene encoding tRNA 2-thiouridine(34) synthase MnmA, giving the protein MRVLVAMSGGVDSSVAAARAVDAGHEVVGVHLALSRMPGTLRTGSRGCCTIEDSRDAHRVAGMLDIPFYVWDFSERFKEDIVDDFIAEYAAGRTPNPCMRCNERIKFAALLDRALALGFDAIATGHYAEVLRDDDGRPELHRGEDLAKDQSYVLGVLTSDQLEHCYFPIGATASKAEVRAEAAERGFSVANKPDSYDICFIPDGDTKAWLADKIPMRPGLIKDAEGEVLGEHDGAMTYTIGQRKGLGIEKPAADGKPRFVTGLDPATNTVTVGSRADLAVSHLTGIRTSWAGAAPSDMGSDPESAIDCEVQIRAHADPVPARAWLGDFVAEAPEHEVSPVIDEVEVPAARPAGQLMHVDVSEELSGVAPGQTMVIYRGTRVLGQATIDSTAKDHVGPAREAVRLGA; this is encoded by the coding sequence ATGAGAGTACTCGTCGCCATGTCAGGCGGAGTCGACTCCTCCGTGGCTGCGGCTCGCGCCGTCGACGCCGGCCACGAAGTCGTCGGCGTCCACCTCGCCCTGTCCCGCATGCCCGGAACCCTGCGCACGGGTTCGCGCGGCTGCTGCACGATCGAGGACTCCCGCGACGCCCACCGGGTGGCCGGGATGCTCGACATCCCCTTCTACGTGTGGGACTTCTCCGAACGGTTCAAGGAAGACATCGTCGATGATTTCATCGCCGAATACGCGGCCGGACGGACCCCGAACCCCTGCATGCGCTGCAATGAGCGCATCAAGTTCGCTGCCCTCCTCGACCGTGCTCTAGCGCTCGGCTTCGACGCGATCGCGACCGGCCACTACGCCGAAGTGCTCCGCGACGACGACGGTCGGCCCGAGCTGCACCGCGGCGAGGACCTGGCCAAGGACCAGTCCTACGTCCTCGGCGTGCTCACCTCCGACCAGCTCGAGCACTGCTACTTCCCGATCGGGGCCACCGCCTCGAAGGCCGAAGTCCGCGCCGAGGCAGCCGAGCGCGGCTTCTCCGTGGCCAACAAGCCCGACTCCTACGACATCTGCTTCATCCCCGACGGGGATACCAAGGCGTGGCTGGCCGACAAGATCCCGATGCGTCCCGGCCTCATCAAGGACGCCGAAGGCGAAGTCCTCGGCGAACACGACGGAGCGATGACCTACACGATCGGTCAGCGCAAAGGCCTGGGCATCGAGAAGCCGGCTGCCGACGGCAAGCCGCGCTTCGTCACCGGACTCGATCCCGCGACGAACACTGTCACTGTGGGATCGCGGGCCGATCTCGCGGTCTCCCACCTCACCGGAATCCGCACCTCGTGGGCCGGGGCAGCACCGTCCGACATGGGATCGGACCCCGAATCGGCCATCGACTGCGAGGTCCAGATCCGTGCTCACGCCGACCCAGTGCCGGCACGCGCCTGGCTCGGTGACTTCGTCGCCGAGGCCCCCGAGCACGAGGTCAGCCCCGTCATCGACGAGGTGGAGGTGCCCGCCGCACGCCCGGCCGGGCAGCTCATGCACGTCGACGTCTCCGAGGAGCTCTCCGGGGTGGCACCGGGCCAGACCATGGTCATCTACCGCGGCACCCGCGTGCTCGGACAGGCGACCATCGACTCGACCGCGAAGGATCACGTCGGTCCCGCACGGGAGGCCGTCCGCCTCGGCGCGTGA
- a CDS encoding cysteine desulfurase family protein, with the protein MPIYLDHAATSPMPAEVLEVYTAELAARANPSALHAVGQAARMRIEEAREAVARGVGAATSSEVIFTSGGTEADNFAVKGLYLSRNGGAFENPARPRVLTTPIEHHAILDSVEWLEGFGAEIVFLDVDVQGRVDLAAAEAELRRDPDRTALISVMAANNEIGTIQPIAELGAIAAELGIPFHIDAVQALGQIPLNFADLHATAMSITAHKIGGPVGIGALLLDRAAAPAPILHGGGQERGVRSGTLDVAGAVAFAKAVELATGDLETRADRFSALRDRLIAGIESTIEGAILSGPRGDGRLPANAHFTFAGCEGDSLLFGLDARGLATSTGSACSAGVSRPSHVLLACGMDEDTARSAQRFSLGHDSTEDEVDALLEALPEVVEQARRAGMVSATPRWMQGAT; encoded by the coding sequence GTGCCCATCTATCTTGATCACGCAGCCACCTCGCCGATGCCCGCCGAGGTCCTCGAGGTCTACACTGCCGAGCTCGCCGCCAGGGCGAACCCCTCGGCCCTGCATGCCGTCGGACAGGCTGCGCGGATGCGGATCGAGGAGGCCCGCGAAGCCGTCGCCCGCGGAGTCGGCGCGGCCACCTCGTCGGAGGTCATCTTCACCTCTGGCGGCACCGAGGCCGACAATTTCGCCGTCAAGGGCCTCTACCTCTCCCGCAACGGCGGTGCGTTCGAAAACCCGGCCCGCCCGCGCGTGCTGACGACGCCGATCGAACACCACGCGATCCTCGACTCCGTGGAATGGCTCGAAGGCTTCGGCGCCGAGATCGTCTTCCTCGACGTCGACGTCCAGGGCCGGGTCGACCTCGCGGCAGCCGAGGCCGAGCTGCGCAGGGATCCCGACCGCACGGCGCTCATCAGCGTCATGGCCGCGAACAATGAGATCGGCACCATCCAGCCCATCGCCGAACTCGGGGCGATCGCCGCCGAGCTCGGCATCCCCTTCCACATCGACGCCGTGCAGGCGCTCGGGCAGATCCCACTGAACTTCGCGGACCTGCACGCCACCGCCATGTCGATCACCGCGCACAAGATCGGCGGACCCGTCGGCATCGGCGCGCTCCTGCTCGACCGGGCCGCGGCCCCTGCCCCGATCCTCCACGGCGGGGGACAGGAGCGCGGTGTCCGCTCGGGCACCCTCGACGTCGCTGGTGCAGTCGCCTTCGCGAAGGCCGTCGAGCTGGCCACGGGCGATCTCGAGACGCGGGCCGACCGGTTCTCGGCTCTGCGCGACCGCCTCATCGCCGGCATCGAATCGACGATCGAGGGCGCCATCCTCTCCGGTCCTCGCGGTGACGGCCGCCTGCCGGCCAACGCTCACTTCACCTTCGCCGGCTGCGAAGGCGATTCCCTGCTGTTCGGCCTCGATGCCAGGGGCCTGGCCACCTCGACGGGTTCGGCCTGCTCCGCCGGTGTGTCCCGTCCCTCGCACGTGCTGCTGGCCTGCGGAATGGACGAGGACACGGCTCGCTCCGCACAGCGCTTCAGCCTCGGCCACGATTCGACCGAGGACGAGGTCGATGCCCTGCTGGAGGCCCTGCCCGAGGTCGTCGAACAGGCACGCCGGGCCGGGATGGTCTCGGCAACACCCCGATGGATGCAAGGAGCAACATGA